Proteins co-encoded in one Lates calcarifer isolate ASB-BC8 linkage group LG17, TLL_Latcal_v3, whole genome shotgun sequence genomic window:
- the r3hdm4 gene encoding R3H domain-containing protein 4 isoform X1, with product MVVLTNNNEEQDYILIEERKCTSLPSSPAKRVSPTKKKQFFINQAIRNSDLTPRAKGKKSLRRQENTRFLANLLERDECSKDDLEVCSNPAIPSIFTEACTNGNYVEPWNDFMNCSGEEQERLLSLLEQEEAKKKNTNRLLKDQRNVNPAFTAQDCFQRIDRRLRVTLRRKQIPMGTLEVLEENLLSFFNAQPHSVYTTNLGSSFERLLLHAVCQYMDLVSARNQDDANFWVDLQKYVIPAPLYYDLHRRRHVCCDTPLTQSCPLLDVLPYIYVNVKCTWKYVDGLVGFTKAS from the exons ATGGTCGTTCTGACAAATAACAATGAGGAACAGGATTATAT CCTGATAGAGGAGCGTAAATGCACCTCCCTGCCTAGCTCTCCCGCCAAGCGAGTGTCTCCCACCAAAAAGAAGCAGTTCTTTATCAACCAAGCCATCCGCAACTCTGACCTCACGCCCCGAGCCAAAGGCAAGAAGAGCCTCCGCCGACAGGAGAACA CACGCTTTCTTGCTAACCTTCTTGAGAGGGATGAGTGTTCCAAAGATGATCTGGAGGTTTGCAGTAACCCAGCCATCCCGTCCATCTTCACTGAAGCCTGCACCAACGGAAACTACGTAGAG CCATGGAACGACTTCATGAATTGCTCCggtgaggagcaggagaggctgttgtctctgctggagcaggaggaggccaagaagaaaaacaccaacCGCCTCCTCAAAGACCAGAGGAATG TAAATCCTGCCTTCACTGCTCAGGACTGTTTCCAGAGGATCGATCGCAGGCTGCGAGTCACTCTGAGACGGAAACAAATCCCCATG GGAACTCTGGAAGTACTTGAGGAAAATCTCCTGAGCTTCTTCAACGCTCAGCCTCACTCAGTTTACACAACCAACCTCGGCAGCAG CTTTGAGAGGCTGCTGCTTCACGCCGTCTGCCAGTACATGGACCTCGTCTCTGCAA GGAACCAGGATGATGCTAACTTCTGGGTTGACCTACAAAAAtacgtcatccctgcaccactctattatGACCTCCATCGCCGTCGACATGTTTGTTGTGACACACCTCTGACTCAGAGCTGCCCTCTTTTAGATGTGTTGCCTTACATCTATGTTAATGTAAAGTGCACGTGGAAGTATGTGGACGGTCTGGTTGGATTTACGAAGGCATCTTAA
- the r3hdm4 gene encoding R3H domain-containing protein 4 isoform X3, whose amino-acid sequence MVVLTNNNEEQDYILIEERKCTSLPSSPAKRVSPTKKKQFFINQAIRNSDLTPRAKGKKSLRRQENTRFLANLLERDECSKDDLEVCSNPAIPSIFTEACTNGNYVEPWNDFMNCSGEEQERLLSLLEQEEAKKKNTNRLLKDQRNVNPAFTAQDCFQRIDRRLRVTLRRKQIPMGTLEVLEENLLSFFNAQPHSVYTTNLGSRHQLQRVTSD is encoded by the exons ATGGTCGTTCTGACAAATAACAATGAGGAACAGGATTATAT CCTGATAGAGGAGCGTAAATGCACCTCCCTGCCTAGCTCTCCCGCCAAGCGAGTGTCTCCCACCAAAAAGAAGCAGTTCTTTATCAACCAAGCCATCCGCAACTCTGACCTCACGCCCCGAGCCAAAGGCAAGAAGAGCCTCCGCCGACAGGAGAACA CACGCTTTCTTGCTAACCTTCTTGAGAGGGATGAGTGTTCCAAAGATGATCTGGAGGTTTGCAGTAACCCAGCCATCCCGTCCATCTTCACTGAAGCCTGCACCAACGGAAACTACGTAGAG CCATGGAACGACTTCATGAATTGCTCCggtgaggagcaggagaggctgttgtctctgctggagcaggaggaggccaagaagaaaaacaccaacCGCCTCCTCAAAGACCAGAGGAATG TAAATCCTGCCTTCACTGCTCAGGACTGTTTCCAGAGGATCGATCGCAGGCTGCGAGTCACTCTGAGACGGAAACAAATCCCCATG GGAACTCTGGAAGTACTTGAGGAAAATCTCCTGAGCTTCTTCAACGCTCAGCCTCACTCAGTTTACACAACCAACCTCGGCAGCAG GCACCAACTACAACGGGTCACGTCAGACTGA
- the r3hdm4 gene encoding R3H domain-containing protein 4 isoform X2: protein MVVLTNNNEEQDYILIEERKCTSLPSSPAKRVSPTKKKQFFINQAIRNSDLTPRAKGKKSLRRQENTRFLANLLERDECSKDDLEVCSNPAIPSIFTEACTNGNYVEPWNDFMNCSGEEQERLLSLLEQEEAKKKNTNRLLKDQRNVNPAFTAQDCFQRIDRRLRVTLRRKQIPMGTLEVLEENLLSFFNAQPHSVYTTNLGSSFERLLLHAVCQYMDLVSASTNYNGSRQTEVVNKQEEFLPPSLLLSAYLEQMS from the exons ATGGTCGTTCTGACAAATAACAATGAGGAACAGGATTATAT CCTGATAGAGGAGCGTAAATGCACCTCCCTGCCTAGCTCTCCCGCCAAGCGAGTGTCTCCCACCAAAAAGAAGCAGTTCTTTATCAACCAAGCCATCCGCAACTCTGACCTCACGCCCCGAGCCAAAGGCAAGAAGAGCCTCCGCCGACAGGAGAACA CACGCTTTCTTGCTAACCTTCTTGAGAGGGATGAGTGTTCCAAAGATGATCTGGAGGTTTGCAGTAACCCAGCCATCCCGTCCATCTTCACTGAAGCCTGCACCAACGGAAACTACGTAGAG CCATGGAACGACTTCATGAATTGCTCCggtgaggagcaggagaggctgttgtctctgctggagcaggaggaggccaagaagaaaaacaccaacCGCCTCCTCAAAGACCAGAGGAATG TAAATCCTGCCTTCACTGCTCAGGACTGTTTCCAGAGGATCGATCGCAGGCTGCGAGTCACTCTGAGACGGAAACAAATCCCCATG GGAACTCTGGAAGTACTTGAGGAAAATCTCCTGAGCTTCTTCAACGCTCAGCCTCACTCAGTTTACACAACCAACCTCGGCAGCAG CTTTGAGAGGCTGCTGCTTCACGCCGTCTGCCAGTACATGGACCTCGTCTCTGCAA GCACCAACTACAACGGGTCACGTCAGACTGAAGTGGTGAACAAACAAGAGGAGtttctgcctccttctcttctGCTGTCTGCCTACCTGGAGCAGATGAGCTGA
- the LOC108877447 gene encoding uncharacterized protein LOC108877447 produces MRVTGVCVHVTITASLIGLPQSPLIVLSFSHCYWREKGAEKTLAEKKTLLSLNIRFCFFILRGFFERCLDDTREDSPRCFYPNSVMGKEKKTVKLEKHEADISPIIVGEVKKSIPRMRIVKSKEKIKVTTSNSRSTTDKGKTTCETSGNVMRLCVNLMPVLASAKEPVEEEEEKKEDNSYTRKEEPKTSRKNEQAVVKLVQQILNTSDAGLSLNRATDTKQSLSPLFVLPPITQPKPAPECCDHQRTKKILSPLPPVSSSEKTTTTTTTISPNFTAKGSGDDASVTDSRPWIDNPLFSNSKSPEFRLPDISLSSLDALLQAVTQKLGRKKRGGDEESWRKVQSHHLLTAVSEQCLREKRVRQLTDRVNIGAATETSVGGHSVNRQRSLPPLFSAPKPTLILSMTKKNLLTSTTTLQ; encoded by the exons ATGAGAGTGACTggagtttgtgtgcatgttacCATAACAGCCAGTTTAATAGGCCTGCCACAAAGTCCTCTGATTGTTCTGAGCTTTTCTCACTGTTACTGGAGAGAAAAGGGAGCTGAGAAGACTTTGGCAGAAAAGAAAACTCTGTTGAGTCTGAATatacgtttttgtttttttattctaagAGGCTTTTTTGAGAGATGTTTGGACGATACCAGAGAAGATTCACCGAGGTGTTTTTATCCAAATTCAGTGAtggggaaagagaagaaaacagtaaaactagAAAAACATGAGGCAGACATAAGTCCGATCATCGTGGGTGAAGTGAAAAAATCAATTCCCAGGATGAGAATCGTGAAGTCAAAGGAGAAGATTAAAGTTACCACGTCAAACAGCAGATCCACCACAGACAAGGGTAAAACCACATGTGAGACATCAGGGAACGTAATGAGGCTTTGTGTCAACTTGATGCCTGTTTTAGCCTCAGCCAAGGAGcctgtggaggaagaggaggagaaaaaagaagataacAGCTATACAAGGAAAGAGGAACCAAAAACCAGCAGGAAAAATGAACAAGCTGTCGTCAAATTAGTGCAACAAATACTCAATACAAGTGACGCAGGATTAAGTTTGAACAGAGCCACTGATACCAAACAATCACTAAGTCCTCTGTTTGTGCTGCCGCCTATAACTCAACCTAAACCAGCTCCTGAGTGTTGTGACCATCAGAGGACCAAGAAGATCCTCTCACCTCTACCTCCTGTCAGTTCAtctgagaaaacaacaacaacaacaacaaccatcTCTCCAAACTTTACAGCTAAAGGCAGTGGAGACGATGCATCAGTTACAGACAGCAGGCCCTGGATAGATAATCCTCTATTCTCTAACAGT AAGTCTCCTGAGTTTCGTCTTCCTGACATCTCCCTTTCCAGCCTGGACGCTCTGCTGCAGGCGGTCACACAGAAACtggggaggaagaagagaggcgGTGACGAAGAGTCATGGAGAAAAGTCCAGTCGCATCACCTCCTCACGGCTGTTAGTGAACAGTGTTTGAGAGAGAAGAGGGTCAGGCAGCTGACTGACAGAGTGAATAT TGGAGCTGCAACAGAAACATCAGTGGGTGGACACAGTGTGAACAGACAGAGGAGCCTTCCTCCACTTTTTTCTGCACCTAAACCCACACTCATCCTCTCCATGACGAAGAAAAACCTCCTGACGTCCACCACAACGCTGCAATGA